The Erigeron canadensis isolate Cc75 chromosome 1, C_canadensis_v1, whole genome shotgun sequence genome segment TGCCAAatcaaatgtattttaaactcttatttttttttaatacatctTACAATATTTATAAGcttaacatataaaaaataaggACTCCACCCGGTTAAAAATTATAATCCACAAAAAATAGATATGCAGCTTTAAAAAAcgtaaattaataaacttattatttttttacttaaataaCAGTTTAATTTATCTTTGAAAATCTATTTAAATTTTCTTTGTATCTATAACTCAAAAAGGTGCGAACCTACCTTTTGTCGCCCGAAGTTTGCCGGTAACACCGGCCCCAAGGGGGCAAACTACATGTTTGGCGAACCCTTAAGGTCGTCCATTTGCTTGTTTCTTGTTGACTTGGCACCGAAAAATAAGAATGTTGGGAGGGGGACCAAGTCGCCTCACTTTACAAAATCTActcattttcacatttttacCTCACATATTCTATCATCCTTTCATCATCACTCCTCTCCAGTGTTATTTCCATCCTTatttttgggaaagtaaattataatttttgaacGGAAGGAAATAACATATCTCTAATTCTAGAGTTAAAGTTTACATAGAAACAAAATGATTAAGATTAATGACGATATAAATAATTTCCAAAATACGAAAACAACTAAGAATAAAATAATACATTTGTGTGTGAAACGGCAATGAGAGGGGGTAGGTATGAGCTTGACCCTTTCAAGTCACCTCTATGTTTTTCCATAACATTTCCCTCAAATATAAAAACCCACCCATTATCCTCTCTCATTTCTCAGCTTGGCAAATTCCATCAATCCAAGCTTTTCATTCTTCAAAAAACACCCCCAATTCAGTTTCCAAACCGAAATTTGCAACAAACATCCAAAATGCAGTCATTAGCTCCATCTTCATCTGTCAGCATCAAATCCATTATTCGAAAACCGTCACCGCGGTTATCTAACACGCACCGGGTCAGCCACCTCACAATACAGTCATCTGCCAGCCGGTTCGACTCGGCTCAAAACACTACGACCAATAATCCTTCATCAGTTTCAGCAACATCTTTCAATTTACCCAATAACAACAGCTTCACGCCAGGCGGTGTGGGCAAAAACCGCACCGACTGGCAGAGCAGTTGTGCTATTTTAGCTAGTAAAGTCGTTTCTCAGCAACAGAATACCGAAAAAAGCGGAGGTCAAGATAACTTAACCGTGGTTAACGGACATAAGACACTAGATCTGGTATCTGTACCTGTAACCATTGATAACAACTTGCCGAAACCGCTTAGTATTGCTGATCTGTCACCAGCACCGCTTCATGGCAACACCTTGCGCGTGGCTTACCAAGGCGTCCCCGGCGCGTACAGTGAAGCCGCCGCCGGAAAAGCTTATCCGGAATGTGAGGCTATTCCTTGTGATCAATTTGAAGTTGCATTTCAAGCTGTGGAACTATGGATTGCAGATCGTGCTGTTTTGCCGGTGGAGAATTCTCTTGGCGGAAGTATTCACCGGAACTATGATTTGCTTCTCCGGCACCGGCTTCATATTGTCGGTGAAGTTCAACTACCTGTTCATCATTGTTTGTTAGCGTTGCCTGGTGTTCGGAAAGAATTCATAAACCGTGTTATTAGTCATCCGCAAGCGTTAGCTCAGTGCGAGCAAACGCTTACGAAGAAGCTTGGTCCAACCGTCACGCGTGAGGCGGTAGATGATACCGCTGGCGCGGCGGAATTTATCGCGGAGAATAATCTCCGCGATACAGCAGCGATTGCGTCTGCACGCGCTGCTGAGTTATACAATTTAAATATCTTGGCTGACGGTATCCAAGACGATTTAAGTAATATCACTCGGTTTGTAATGCTTGCACGTGAGCCGATTATTCCACGAACGGATAGACCTTTTAAAACTAGCATAGTATTCGCACACGATAAAGGAACGTCGGTTTTGTTTAAAGTGTTGTCTGCGTTCGCTTTTAGAAACATCAGTTTGACTAAAATCGAAAGCAGACCACACCGAAACAGGCCGATTAGGCTTGTGGATGATGCAAATGTGGGAACCGCTAAGCATTTTGAGTATATGTTTTATGTGGATTTTGAAGCATCAATGGCTGATGTTAGGGCCCAAAATGCATTGGCTGAGGTTCAAGAATTTACATCTTTTTTGAGGGTGTTGGGTAGCTACCCTATGGATATGACTCCTTGGTCTCCTTCTAGAGAAGAATGATTTTATGATGTCattaatttatgtatatttatcactTCAAAAGTTAAATCcctcattttattattataagtttctATTTTGTTCAAGTTATGGTTCATTATTTACTTGTAACAATGTGAATACAAAATTTACCTGGATATTTCATTATTCACTTGCCATTAATTTAGTGTATTTCCTACTTTAAAGGTTAAACTCTTTTGTGACATATTAGTATcattttgagactgatgaattggtctcctattttttttttttttaaacttaaattGGTCTCCTATTATTTCGGATTATGATTTATCTGGATATTTGTTTAGTTAATTTAATGTATTATTGATCATGGTTATTGTTTTCTGATggtttgaattttttaattttatgtctcCAAAAATTAAAGATTATGCATATAATATACAGTgatttatatgtaaatacaaTCTTTAATGGTATTTATTAgttatttagttatattatattgtcTGTATATCTAGACGTGGCTAAAAACCGGTAGATTATACTacgagttatatatatgtttgtcaaGAAAATTACCTTTCTTTACCAACCGTGTAATAGTGATCTGTGATGATGAAATATGGATTCTAAATTAAAATagcatatttttttcaaaagatcATTTCTTCTTACCAACCCCAAAATAGTGATTTGTGATCATGAAATATAGATTCTACTGTAATTATTCCAGATCATTTACTGGGTGTTAATGTGTTATAGGCATTGGGACTATGATGCGAGTAGTGGTTTCTTGATAAAAGAATCATATGTTGTGTTCATGTGATTCCTAAATCTAATGATTATTTGGTTATTTATGTAGCGTTAATGATCTCGCGACTAAAAGATAGTTGAAAAGTGTGTTTGTGACGGAAGGTGACAAGTAATTTAAGTGGTCAAAATGGTGGCTTTTTCCTTGCACTTTCTATAGCGCTACTTTAGTTTCACCTAATACAATGGCTTTGGCCTATTGGCCTTCACCTACCTCAATAcgactaaaacgtgtcaacatccATAAATCTTAATGATATTCAAGTTATTTTatactataataataaatattgcAAGAATCCACTCGATGGTGATCAGGCCCGTCTAACACAAATACAATTTCATTTTACACGTAAACCACTATAAACTAGAAAAAAGGTAAGATACAAACAACATATAGATTCACCACCTACCGTCATTCTCATCACCACTACCATTATCACTACGTATCATTACCATCATCACCACTACCTATCATTACCATCATCACACCGTCACATCACGTGGATATGCATTTAGTTTGATACATGCCTActttattagtttattttttaagtcGAAAATTGATATTATCGTCTAAATCAGTCAACAAACCCTCTTAacttaaggaaaatgattaatcttcctaaacattagcctaaaatccttctaaaactatataaatgtaACATGTGAactccactaattctctttcttaatctcaccctttgatttttcacatatcatcatcctATTGATTAAGAGATTTTTTAGGCTAATAACTTAGGAGAATTGATTATTACCCTAAAATTAAAgtctattgttttttatttcaatattcAATTTTATACCATGATATGTGATCAAGTTGTCAACTACCACTTGCGATAATAGACTAATGATTGACATGATGTTGAGTATATATTGCATCTTACATTGTGTGTTGAAGGCTAAGTGTgtatttcttcttgaaaatgcATGTTTCAAGTGCTAGTCATGTGATAAATGCATTTTGATATTTAGATTTATAAACGGACACACGGCTTTGCGTACACAACTAGTTTAATTGTTGCTCAAATATCTCAACTGATGAGATCATGTGTCCTTAAACGGAAAATGATCACGTAGAAGAAAGTAACATTTTTGTCACTAAATGAGCTCTTATTAACATttgttatataacaaaaatgaaaaaataaaccTACCTTTGAAAAGAAGGACTTTTGTACTCTAGTTATTTCAAATAAACTGTGTaccaaaaagtatataatattgTACTATTTTATTAAGATTTATTCATAGATAGACACTTAATGGTAACTACATTAGAA includes the following:
- the LOC122579116 gene encoding arogenate dehydratase 3-like, translated to MQSLAPSSSVSIKSIIRKPSPRLSNTHRVSHLTIQSSASRFDSAQNTTTNNPSSVSATSFNLPNNNSFTPGGVGKNRTDWQSSCAILASKVVSQQQNTEKSGGQDNLTVVNGHKTLDLVSVPVTIDNNLPKPLSIADLSPAPLHGNTLRVAYQGVPGAYSEAAAGKAYPECEAIPCDQFEVAFQAVELWIADRAVLPVENSLGGSIHRNYDLLLRHRLHIVGEVQLPVHHCLLALPGVRKEFINRVISHPQALAQCEQTLTKKLGPTVTREAVDDTAGAAEFIAENNLRDTAAIASARAAELYNLNILADGIQDDLSNITRFVMLAREPIIPRTDRPFKTSIVFAHDKGTSVLFKVLSAFAFRNISLTKIESRPHRNRPIRLVDDANVGTAKHFEYMFYVDFEASMADVRAQNALAEVQEFTSFLRVLGSYPMDMTPWSPSREE